The Aedes albopictus strain Foshan chromosome 1, AalbF5, whole genome shotgun sequence genomic interval catcataaaaccaaaatagaagattttttttttatggtaaTCAAAATGATACTTGGGATGTGCTTTCCTCTTGTCTGAGAGAGGGCCTCTTCGATGCTTCGTAGCTGTAGATCGATGTCTTCAGGCGTGACCAGGGGACCTTCAAAATCGACGTGTTCGTCAACGCACTGCTGGAAGCGCTTCCAGTTGGCATGGTGGTAGTTGCGCCGAGAGATCGAGTGCCGATTTACCGTTGGTTCAACTTCGGCCACCACCGGGGGTGGTCCGAGCTGAGATCGTTTTGGGTAACCGGCTGGTGGATGTTGGTGAGCTGCAGGGCAAGGATGTTGCCGTTTTGGTTCCGTTGCGAGTTCCTCCAGGCTTCTCGCATTCAGGCCACCGGCGATGACAAACTTACCCCGCACCGAGTTAGCTTGCCGATATCTTCCTTCAGGGCCGCTGCTGGTCCATCGTTGACGTTTGCTTGCTTCGGGCAATAGACCGCAATGATGATAATTGGGCCGAGGGTAGTTTCAACCGGTGCAGATTGCTTTGCTTATATAGTCGAGCAAAGGCGGCTGCGATGGTTAATTCGTGTTTAGGGCATTTATCGATTGATGTGTATATCCTTTGATTGCTTTGATCCAACAATAGCAGTTTCTCCAGTGTCGTTGTGCATGTTGTAGCAATGTGGTTGCTACTCCAACACCAAGATCAGGTGGTAAAATATTGAATAGGGactttaatatttttttgattcCACCTATTGAAAGCTGCACAATTACTTGCCATCTCGCCCTAGTGTTATATATACCAAACAGCGATTCAAAAATTTCGAATTCTGTTGAATATTTTAATACCTAATTCGTAGGAAATTTCTTTTTAATGAACGTGCAGCATGGTTTCAGTATCTTTAACTCTTTTATTGATATATCATACTGCTCCCACTCAATCCTCTTCAATCACACCACCCCACTCACCTCACTTTTTCAACGCCCCTAACCGCGCCGGATCCTGACTGGGGTAGTGCATCTGGCCCGGATTGGGTAACGTCGACGGTACCATGACTTGCTGCTGTTGCGAGTGAGCCGCGGCCACGGCAGCTGCTGCCGCCGCCGGTCCCGTCGTTCCCGATCCGGACGGTTGCGCCTGGTACATGCTCGGAGCACCAGGAATGAGACCCGGCGGCAACTGATGGATTTTCATACCGGCTGGAAGGACGGCCATTTCCGATGCTTGAAGATTGAAATAGTCGTTCGGGTTGGGAGGCATCGGGAGCTGACCGGGCAGTCCAGGAACCGGGTCGAATATCCGATTGGTGCGAGGAACGGAACTTTGGGCGTATGCCGTGGATTTGGCCTGAGAGTGGGCCCACTTGATGGTGAGCTTCTTGCCACCGAGGACCAACTTGTTGAAGGTCTTTTCGGCGGCGAGTTCCGCGGCCGCGCGCTTCGTATACTGCACAAAAGCACACTGCTGCCGGGGAACCAACGACACGGATCGAATTTCTCCGTAATGGTAGAAGTTGTCACGGATGTCGACTTCGGTGAGGTGTTCACCGAGATTTCCTACGTAGAGGGTCGTAATTGTTTTGTCTTCCGGTGGTTCCAGCGTCGGAATTGATGCAGCCCGCttcatcaacttatcagcaaCCGGATCGTTCCGTCCGTAGTAACGATCCCGGATGTTTTGCTCCGACA includes:
- the LOC109411863 gene encoding pre-mRNA-splicing factor RBM22, which encodes MAMSKTTNTYNRQNWEDSEFPVLCQTCLGDNPYVRMIKERYGKECKICTRPFTIFRWCPGARMRFKKTEICQTCSKLKNVCQTCLLDLEYGLPTQVRDAALKIQDKIPESDVNKEYYIQTIEAQLKAGGDNTVAAGTVGKSLAASDMLAKLARTAPYYKRNLPHICSFWVKGECKRGEECPYRHDKPVEPDDPLSEQNIRDRYYGRNDPVADKLMKRAASIPTLEPPEDKTITTLYVGNLGEHLTEVDIRDNFYHYGEIRSVSLVPRQQCAFVQYTKRAAAELAAEKTFNKLVLGGKKLTIKWAHSQAKSTAYAQSSVPRTNRIFDPVPGLPGQLPMPPNPNDYFNLQASEMAVLPAGMKIHQLPPGLIPGAPSMYQAQPSGSGTTGPAAAAAAVAAAHSQQQQVMVPSTLPNPGQMHYPSQDPARLGALKK